The Microcaecilia unicolor chromosome 3, aMicUni1.1, whole genome shotgun sequence nucleotide sequence taaaaggacccacaAATTTCTTTTTCAAATATCGTCCAGTGATTTCTGTCAAGGTTGGTACATTTATCATATTCTTCCATGCACACACCTAGATGTTTTTGTCCACTTctagttttgttgttgttgttgtttttaatgtaTTCTCCAGGTAAATAAAGGAGAGGTTTGTAAAAGTACATTTACACATATTCTCCAAAAGCATACTATctgtccatctgttttctatttttagcaTGTTTGAATTTATGTGATTACAAAATTTTCAGTGTAATGTTTTAATAGTGCATTTAGATTCCTGAGGCAGACACTTACctgaaacacagtgccatgtcgagtctaagaaataaaaataattgatgCTGAGAACTGACTTGACTATATCGTTGTCTTTCATTGTGCTTGGAAGTGTCTTGTTCTATACTCTACTCCTTTTTGACCCCTCTACGTCTGTAGTGTTATCATTTTCCCACTTTGTTGGTTCATAAGGAGTGTGTTCTACCTACGGCTGGGTTACTTTCTGCCTCCATAGTGATTCCAATCaagataaaaatatattaaaaaaattagaTCAGCAAACAGTGCAAAGCAAGTGCCAAATGTGGAAATACAGTGGGAAATAAAAGTATTACTCCTGGCATGGGCAGTGGAATGACTTAGTTTGGGGGGAGGCAAGCCCTGCCCCCAaacccagcatctctccttccttaccATCCCATAGTCCCTCCCATGATGTctaacatctctctccttccttttcgtCCCCCTCCATGGTATATACCTccttccttaccctcccccccatggtctccagcatctctctcctttgaTCTACCTCCCCTTCAATATGATTATTTTCTTACCTCCCTCCTCTGGGGTGATGATGCTACAAGTCAGCATAAACAGCAGAGGAATCATTGCTGGCCAGCACGGTTCCctgagcatctgtgcatgctcaaggcctgctggcTCCCAACCCCTCCAATCATTCTGTTTAAGAAGGAGGAATGaaaatgtggctaacaatatttTCATGTTTATATCAGTGTTCAATTTAAGGCTTGCAAGATAATGGTGGCTCCTGGGGACCTCTGTGGCAGCTAGATGTAGGCgtgggccttgcattgaagaacactatgtggattcagcatctcccttttcatcgaactccgctcccccccccccccttggtctggtatctctttcCATCTTCACATCATCCCCTTTTGGGTccagcagctgctcctcctccttctttccacccccccccccagcccactgTCCTACAGACTTGCTGTCTTTACTGACAATGATAAAGCCACACTTACTCCAGGCCAGCTCCATGGGCCTTGGGTCTGTCACAACTTCCTGTTGCATGGGTGGGATGCAACAAGAGGATGCAGCGAGAGGAAAGTTTCAGGATTCCAAAGGAAGCGTGATTTTATTGCTGCCAGTAAAGACAAGTATGCTGGACCTCAAgttggcagagggagggagggagagctgccGGATCCACAATGGTGAGGGGTGGATAAAGGCATAACTGTGGGTTGGgagaagaaagggggagagatgcaggggcaagagagaaggaaaggaattggtcttgggtgtgggaggaagggaagagaggagaaaagctggacacaGGGAAGGACAGACACAGCTAAGATTCTGGACTGGGAGGAATCACAGTAAAAGGGACACAGAGGAACAATGCTGGAcagaagggagggaaaaaaaaagagacagagaggAATGAAGCCCAAGGATGAAAGGACAAAGAAGAATGAGGTGGAAATACTGCACATGGataggggaaggagagggaagaaagagggaggagaTGTATATGGAGGGgagtggaaagggagagagatataTATGGAGGGgagtggaaagggagagagatataTATGGAGGGGAGtggaaagggagaggggaaagatactGCACATAGACTGAGAggaagagaaaacagagagaaaatggTGCTCATGGATGGAGTGGCTCAAAATGCAGACCCTTTCTAATGCAGCTAGAAGTACGTATGTAATTTACATCTATATACGGGCACTCTAAACATGGACCTTCTCTGGAAGTGAATTGTAAGAAAATTGATTTGATGGCCAGCTGGAGTAACTATTCAGCTCTGGTTGTCAACATATTGCAAAAGAGGTGAAATGACCCCAAtgtaatttttattattaatagTATCCAATACCCAAGGGCTAAGCAATGGCATTTAAAATTGTCAACATCAACTtattaaaaataatacaaaaacaagCAAATTAAATTGCCTGTCCTCTGAGTAAGGTTGATTTTCCCTGTGTTACGACAATTAGGTCTCAGAGGTATTTGTTATCTTTTTTAACAAGGCTGATTCACAATCTGAGGCTTTCAGGAGAGCAACTGCCTGTCCTATGCATAGAAATAGTAAGTTATCACCAGAAATAAACCGTTGTTGTTTAAGTATAACTGTTTTGAAGGGTGTAGAAAGGATAGTAGTATTTCAGTTATGGCAAGGAATTTATTATACTGTACTGGCAGGAGTGCCATATTTTAGCTCTGTGACAAAAccagtctctctcccccccccccccccccccccccccaatgggatAGGTCTCCACTTGTTACTTATAActattatttgttatattaaaCTAGTCTAATGCCTTGAATTGATTTTATGATATATtagggttatttttttttctctcatggaaGTCTAATATTTACAGTTGAATTTTTTGAGACTAGACATGAGCTAACATGCATTAATTGCTGTGGGCCATTATTGTCTATGGGAAGGTTTCACTACAAAACAGGAGTGAACACAGGACAAGAATGATGGCTTGTGTTAGGTTCACTCAGGCTGTTTTCCCCATTTTCTGGATATTTTCATTTCATGTGACAGATTTGTTTTCataatttttttaatatgtatcaaTTGACAATGTGCATTCATTTGTAGTTTAATGCATAATTTTTaatgtgttcattttcaaagccctAGGTATATTTTAGATTGACAATAACATGGCATTTAGATGTTTATATAGCATATACTTTAAATCCTGATGATACTGTGCCAGGATATACttgtcatatattttttttagatttaggcccctgtttacaaagccgcaataGCAGATGGCAATGTTACATATATGTAGtgtattttttctagtgaaaaaggtgccagtactcaaatgccaggccacccttcaggggtggggtgatcattgagggacccactccacaatagccaggccccctgcaaccagtcacagaatctatgacaacacaaattggtgtgtagggccttagctctttcattaaaacttgaggaccatgggtcaattttagcagtcaatggaaaaggtgctggtactcagtacccccaagtaccacctcaaaaaaagccctgcatatatatattgtaagcagctttctaagtgcagccaaggatagaacaatctcctctagccacaggctcctggtacagtccagaaataaatgtccaacagtaacttcaatcttaaggactttattccatgcaggtttctagtacacagttccaacagcagcgttcaccttcaatcttaagcacatataagccacctgaaagtgtgtggcaaatagtcccctttaagcagtagactatccacataccaggattcaatacaggctcacagtcagctccaatctgggctctttatccagtgcacaataaacagtagttcaattccaaatagaagcagttccttcagctcatcatcacagttaaatcacaaagcagcagtttctaccctctactctctttaccttcaggaaggttcaatactttagggactcctcatagccaagggatttcaccctgcatcagcttcactggtaaattcaatactttagggacctcccttacccaaggattttcagcctgcaaatacttttgggacttcctcacacccaagggatttcagcctgcttcagtactttagggacctctcttgcccaagggttttcagcctgcaactgcttctccctcctcccctctgggactccttcccacctgcctaatcaatccctggcttctcctctcacaaccaatcattctccttccattagcttcccccacacccataccagctgagttgagcattagactaaggatgagctcctgcacacagggtttcctatctctctttccccctagtggcagccaatctacacatcctgccagcttaccccCATGTCTTgtcccattgcagctaggagtccagtccgggttcctcatctcaccccctggctccttgcctgcaatgccttctgggacttgtatttcagactgaaactgccttaaccaaACTAtcttggaggtgactttatcacaatatttaTAATTATACTTTCTTTGCTAATATATAGTCCTCATTTTTATACTTTCATTCAATATGTTGTTTTATCTGTGCCAATTCATCATTATTAtgtctcattatttatttatgctgtGTTTTTCTAATTTTTATGGTTTTTGACCCCTGGGGAAGGCATAGTGCTGAAACACTGCCCATGTAGGGTCTTCTGGGTCAGATtactttggcaaataaactcttggATGCTCTTACTCTTTGTTTGCTTTGGTTATTTGGAACTCTCCTCACTTTCACCCATGTTGTTTTTGCTTGACTTTTTGTGGAAGCtatgaggaccccccccccccccctacacacacatatTTTCTTCCTTGgactgccaacacagcccattcacccctccgcgaaaaactacactggctcccaatcaaagaatgcatcgccttcaaaatctgcaccctggttcacaacaAGTGAACTGTGGCTTGACGGTACTATGAGTCACATGGGGATTGGGGATAAGGTAGGGAGCTAGTTTCATTACCGAATGGCTCCTAATTGTTAAAAAAAACGCTCTGGGGATGCCAACATTGTACTGGAAGAAGTTATCTTAAAGTTAAAATAATATAAATGAGTTATGTTAgttgaataaagctgcagccaaattttatgcCAATAAAGAATGGTAATGTTATTTGTTGAAATAAGGTTGAATGCAAGAATAGGTGGATGACAatgtgtgaatgtcaatgttatgagaTTCTGGCAGATGCATAAGACTCCCTCCAATCCAGTGCTGCCTTTAGCAACTTTGAGTGATCTTAACTGTGACCTAGACTTGGCTATGACCCCCTATCAGTCCCTCTTCTTGCCATCTAGCCTTATGTGTATTATTCTTCTCCCCTTGCTTCCTGCAAGGTAGATTTGCCATTTTAGTTGAGCATTTAGCTGTTCTCCCCTTCTGCTCTAGGAAAGCAGACTCCCTTTTTACCTTAAATGCACTTCCTTTAAGTCCAAACAATGCAAAAACTTTCTCTTTGCGCCACCCCTTTAAGCATCTCCCTTTCAAGCCTCACCTCCTGTAATAAGTCAACTCATTCTTCAGACTCCCCATGTGCACTGATCAGTAACAGTGAATATCCAATTCAAAGACTATTGCCCTGGAGCAAGAAGACGTCTATTTCAGCTTCTATATACTGTAAGTACATTTTTTATATTAATCTTGCAATAAAACAGTTGAAATTCAGAAAGCAATGTCATCCTTGGGTGTTGGACCATTACTGGTTACCTGTCTGGAAATTAAGGTGTGTCCAAACTCTAAGAGGTTGCCTGATTGCAGTGACTAAGGATGATttttaaatagtattttctattaaATATCACAATAATACAAACAAGAAATTTACCACATTATTGACAAATAAAACACTGAGGTGTTCATTttcaagcacatagacttacaaagttacatggaggggcattttcgatatgacgtctaagtcggactttggacattttgcactaaatgtCTCAAAtatgaataggaaatatggctattttcaaaaaagcaaaatgtctatctttttttatttttgaaaatgtacataagtacataagtaatgccgcgctgggaaaagaccaagggtccatcgagctcagcatccagTCCACgtcagcagccaatccaggccaagggcacctggaaagcttcccaaaagtacaaacattctatacgtattattcttggaattgtggctttttccccaagtccatttagtagtggtttatggacttgtcctttaggaaaccgtctaacccctttttaaactctgctaagctaactgccttcaccacgttctccggcaacgaatttcagagtttaattatgcgttgggtgaagaaagaatttctccgatttgttttaaatttactacactgtagtttcatcacatgccccctagtcctagtatttttggaaagtgtgaacagacgcttcacatccacctgttccactccactcattattttatatacctctatcatgtctctactcagccatctcttctccaagctgaaaagccctagcctccttagtctttcttcataggtaagtcgtcccatccccgctatcattttagtcgccctttgctgcaccttttccaattctactatatctttcttgagatgcggcgaccagaattgaacacaatactcaaggtgcggtcgcaccatggagcaatacaatggcattataacatcctcacacctgttttccatacctttcctaataatacccatgcCACATGTAACATCTTTTTGTGCTTTGTACATTTATCAttttaggccattaaaaaaaaaaccttcaagtgAAAAAAGTAGaacatcaagccattgggatgtaggaggagccagaattttagtagactggtcacactcatatcctaggagagcaatggggcaccctagtgggcattgcagtggacttcatataaatgctcccaggtacacatctcaccgttatccccttatcttgtctgctgagccctccaaaacccatccaaaacccaatagcccaaactgtacaccactataatagcccttatgggtaaaaaAAAGTCACCTAAAAGTTGGTATAGCAGGTTTCTGGTGCATGTGGGAGGGCTCAGAGTTTccagcacaagtataacaggtagggtgggatatgggcctgaatTCACCTCTCaagagtgcactgcactgaccactagactactccagggacctggctataacatctgaagctgtcatagagaatagtaagttatatttttattcacattatgGGGGATGGAAACATGTCAGTGACAAATGGGGGAGTAAGAGGTGTCATCCctgtttccctccagtggtcaactggtcatttaggacaccttttttgtTCTTAAAAATGGTCTAggccaaaacattgaagtttttgccaaagacgtttttgttttgttccattatggctataaaatgttCAAGCACCCCCggcatgcccccttgcaatttggactcactgcagacaaattgcatagataaacgtctgcaaatcAGGTTTTGACAATACTGACTTGGAcggtttgagaagaaattcacctaaatgctgctttatgacactttttaaacatttttctcttttgaaaatgagccccatacctgcttattttcaaaggagatggccggccatcttccgacacaaatcgggagatggccggccatctcctgaacccggccaaatcggtataatcgaaagccaattttggctggcttcaactgctttccgtcgcagagccggccaaagttaaagggggcgttttcgcagggtacggaaggcggggcgggggcatggttacgagaaggccggcttcagccgataatggaaaaaagaagaccggCTCTAACAAGcactttgccggcttcacttggtccatttatttttaggaccaagcctcaaaaaagtgccccaattaaccagatgaccaccggagggaatcagggatcacctccccttactgcaccagtggtcaccaatcccctcccacccaaaaaaaatttttttttaaacatttttttatcagcctctatgccagactgaaatgtcatacccagctccctgacagcagtatgcaggtccctggagcagttttttgtgggtgcagtgcacttcaggcaggtggacccaggcccatcccccccacctcttacacttgtggtggtaaatgggagccctccaacccccccccccccacaaaacccactgtacccacatgtaggtgccccccttcaccccttagggctatggtagtggtgtagagttgtgcaggtgggttttgggggggcagggccgccgagagccagagccgggcccgggacaaggccgccccggcccccccacccgaggtcgtcgcccacccgagatcgctggCCCCCCCACCGCCCGCCCACCAGAGTTCGCGGGCCCCCCCGcagcccacccacccgaggttgccggaccccccccctccacccgctaccgggccgggccctcggaactaaccttaagcctcctttcacttcgcagcaagcagcggcagggcagacctctcctccttccgtgccctgccctcgcggacgttacgtcaggcgagggcgggacacggaaggaaggagtggcctgccctgttgctgcttgcgaagtgaaaggaggcttaaggttagttccaggagcgacggagggtgggccaGGCGGTGCCGTTGCCgagcccccccggaggcccgggccccgggacctttgtcccccctgtccccccctctagGCGGCCctgttgggggggatttggggggctcagcacccaaggtaagggagctatgcacctgggaacaatttttgaagtccactgcagtgccccctagggtgcccggttggtgtcctagcatgtcagggggacaagtgcactacaaatgctggctcctcccacgaccaaatgccttggatttggctgggtttgagatcgccggcattagtttccattatcaccggcaatcaatgccggccatctctaaagccggcccaaatgctgagatttggccggctccaaccatattattaaaacgaaagatagccggctatcttattttgataatacggttgggctgcagctttatgcccctcatagtaacctatggaacttttaaattctatgtgctttgaaaatgagtctctcaAAAGATTTTGATAAATAATAATATTGATTTTGTTAGTCCACCTTCTGCTTTCTAACAACAAATATTATTTAAATTACAGTATAGATAtatctcttttaaaccccaacagATTAACAATATTACATTGATGGGAATGGAAAACAAGACCACAGTTACAGAATTTATTCTCCTGGGATTCTCTGACCATCCTGACCTGCAACTTCTCATTTCAGTCACAGTTTTCCTGATCTTCCTAATCACTCTGCTGGGAAACATCatgtttttaattttagtgtGTGCTGACACTCACCTGAAAAAACCAATGTATTTCTTCCTTGGTAACCTGTCCTTCCTAGATATCTGTAACACCTCTGTTACTCTGTCTACATTGCTGCACACCCTTATTATAGGAGAGACACTGATTTCATTTCCTCTCTGCATAGCACAGCTGtacttttttatttctttcaCAGGTACAGAATTCTTCCTTCTCACTGCCATGGCCTATGATCGCTATGTTGCAATCTGCAACCCTTTACATTATGTGCTCATCATGAACCGCAGAAACTGTGTCCTTCTGGCATCTGCTTCATGGATATTTGGCTTTATAGATATGCTACCCCATACATTTCTGATTTCTCAGCTTTCTTTCTGTGAAGGCAATAAGATTGATCACTTTTTCTGTGATGCTTTACCACTAATGAAACTTTCTTGCAGTGATCTGATCAATATTGAGATTGTGATATTTATTGTAGGGCCATTTGTGGTAGTTATTCCCTTTGGATTAACTCTGACATCCTACATGTATATTATCTCCAGAATCCTGAAAATCCATTCTGCCAATGGGAGAAGGAAAaccttctccacctgctcctcccatCTCACCATTGTTATTCTATTCTATGGGACTATCATATGTGTTTACATGAGACCTGCATCAATGTATTCACCAGATGAAGACAAACTATTCTCCCTTTTATATACAGCTCTGATTCCAATGTTAAATCCCATTATTTATAGCTTAAGAAATGAAGACATCAAAAAATCCCTGACTAAATTCGTAACCATGAATCATGCCAGGGGTATCAGTTAACACTGAATCTAATCTATAGTtcttgatatttggtaaaacaaatcTGTGTGAACCTCTAAGCTTTCTATAAAAAATTATTATGCTTGTTAGAGAAAACTTCAAAACGTGGTTTTAATTAAGTTATAACTTTTTGTAATATATTTAATTCCTACAAAAGTTAACTTGGTGTTCATTTTTATTGTTGTTCTAGCATTACCACTGATGTGATATTGTTCCTAGGGTGTGCTTTTGCTTGATATTTCCTATTTCATTTACTTGTCTACATGAAAAGCATtgtccaccagattctatatatggcaagtAAAAGTTACGTGTGCAGTTTTGGTCACGCAGCCAAATTGCGTGCATAatgtaattgattaacaagccaattgatgCTAATAATTGGcctctaacaagcaattattgacactaattggcactaactcaaatgtacgcacacaacttgctaagcgtgtgCTATaaagtagtgcacataaattctaccatgcagatctcaaaagggaaGAGAATTGTGAGTCTTTGAggttcctaaaatttacgcacagtgTTGTAGAGTAAGCCCGATTtgcaggcatttataccaggttttagctggtgtaaatgggcatagctataaaccatgcctaactttaggcgaggtttgtAAAATAGTGCTAGTTGCTGGGGTTTTAGGTGCCAGTTTTTTAGGTATcatataaagggccctgtttactaagaagtGCTaagggcacactagcatttttagcatgcactaaatgttaaagacacccatatattcctatggtgtctctagcatttagcacacactaattttagcacgcactgaaaatgctagcatggctttgtagggcccatagaatttacccctatgtAGGCATTTGCCCCCATTCTAAAAATGGTgttaaaatttgtgtgtgcaaattgtgtgtgcaaattgtgcGCAAACGCTGAAAGGGAATATAACCTGATTTTTTATTCTACATCTTTATCAACTAGCTAAttagctgacctagaagagctctttgacccctgatgcaggcgtttgtacgccgaaacacagcccgtgtcgggttttcatcataaataaaggactgcatttttctcaatcctgaaggtccagtgtttctttatctacaacattagcaaaatccaccccatcctttctgaatacgctaccagaacccttgtccaaacccttgtcaactctcgtttggattattgtaatttacttctcactggtcttcctctcagccatctctctcctctccagtctgtccaaaattctgcagcacgacttattttctgccaaaatcgttatacccacattagcccactcctcaagtcacttcactggatcCCTGTTcacttccgcatacaattcaaacttcttttactgacctttaagtgcatccattttgcagctccccattacctctccactctcatctctccctacattcctccccgtgaacgccgctcactgggcaaatctctcttgtcgtccgccttctcctccactgctaactccaggcttcgttccttttccctcgctgcaccttatgcctggaatagacttcctgagcttgtacgtctagctccatctctacctgttttcaaatcaatgctgaaaacccaccttttcaccactgcttttggcccctacctactactcaattgcctccccttgttccttctcacccagtacttccctcgcccttaattgtcttgtctgtctgaattatttttagattgtaagctctattgagcagggactgtctttctatgtcaggtgttcagcgctgtgtgcatcttgtagcactatacaaatgttaataataataatataataatatgcATGgattcaaaaagggggtgtggcaataGAAAAGTCGCGGTGATTCTGAGGCATTCCTCCAATTTTTACACTTTTATAGAAAAAGGAGGATGTGTTCTCAGTTTAgaaatgaggatttacaccagtgtaaatcctcgcatctaaagttaggtgcagatcccagcaccgagcactattctgtaaacggcACCTAacgttgagcaccatttatagaataatgcctaacGTGGGGTTTTTTGTGTGCTGACGTTCGGCgtcctatatagaatttggttctatgtgtgtttttttaaatacctgGACCTTTTGAACACATAATTTTGTGTGTATAAATGATTATACGGCCAAAATTATCTGCACAAAAATCTAAATAGATATATGGGGTGATGTTTATCTGCTAAGACGTATAAATTACGTGCCCAAAATTCAAACACACTTGAAAGTTTGACAGCTGCCACTAAATGCCTGATACCCGTggatgttcagtggcactaatGCCAGCTAAAATTCCTCCAACCACCCTGGCACTGTCAGAATAATACCGAAAAAGCAAAAGGGAAGCAAAAGCTTACTCTTtaacaaaaacattcaaaagaGAACAAAGAGTAAAACTAACCATGGCAAAAGAAACTAATTTATAACAAAATAGAGCTGACATCAGAAAATTGTTGGTAGGCTACTGGATCTCTTATAACGTCAGCTATCCTAAATCCGA carries:
- the LOC115464667 gene encoding olfactory receptor 1G1-like; this translates as MFLILVCADTHLKKPMYFFLGNLSFLDICNTSVTLSTLLHTLIIGETLISFPLCIAQLYFFISFTGTEFFLLTAMAYDRYVAICNPLHYVLIMNRRNCVLLASASWIFGFIDMLPHTFLISQLSFCEGNKIDHFFCDALPLMKLSCSDLINIEIVIFIVGPFVVVIPFGLTLTSYMYIISRILKIHSANGRRKTFSTCSSHLTIVILFYGTIICVYMRPASMYSPDEDKLFSLLYTALIPMLNPIIYSLRNEDIKKSLTKFVTMNHARGIS